In Acidimicrobiia bacterium, the sequence CACCACGAGCCCATCGCTGTCGATGAACACCGTGGCTGGCATCGCGATCGCCCCAAACTCTCGATAGAGAGCTCCGTCGCGATCGTGGACCAGCCGGTAATCCACGCCGGTCTCCTCTATGAGATGCATGGCACCATCGAGGCTGATCTCCTGCACGTTGAATCCGAGGAACACGACGTCGCCGGCCGTTTCCCGGGAGACCTCGGCAAAGTCGGGTAACTCGGCGATGCAGGCTGGGCACCACGACGCCCAGAAGTTGATAACCACCGGCGTGCCAGCGAAGTCCGCCAGGTCGCCGGTCGCGCCGTCGAAAAACTCGATCGGGGCACGTACCGGGTCACCCCGGACATCGTGGCGCGACGCGGTCCAGTTAGAGACCACGGCTGCTGCAATGACGGCGGTGGCGGCGACGGCGAAGGCGAGGCGCCTGTTGACTCGGCTCATGGTGTGTTCTCCGGTGGGGGTGTCGTGGTGGAGCTTTCGCCTGGTTGGCCAGGGTGTTGGTTGTCGTTGAGGACAACCGCCCCGAATGCGAGTCCCGTCCCTGACTGTCCGGTACCCGACATTCGGGGCATACGGTGTGGATGCCGGGGTTTGTCCTGATATGTCAGCACGCCCATCCCCACTGCTCGGTCTCGCCGCGTTGGTATCGCTCGTCGGTACGGCTTGCACCACGAGCGAGACACAGCCTTCGGCACCCAACGGCACGACGGTCGAGGAGATTGCCAGCCCGGTCGGCACGCTTCCCGATGGCCCGTCGGCTCTCCAGAACATGTTCGACCCGGAGTTCCCCGAGCCCCTCGTCGACCCCGAGCAGATCATCTCGGGAGGTCCTCCCCCTGACGGGATCCCC encodes:
- a CDS encoding TlpA disulfide reductase family protein, whose translation is MSRVNRRLAFAVAATAVIAAAVVSNWTASRHDVRGDPVRAPIEFFDGATGDLADFAGTPVVINFWASWCPACIAELPDFAEVSRETAGDVVFLGFNVQEISLDGAMHLIEETGVDYRLVHDRDGALYREFGAIAMPATVFIDSDGLVVRVHNGVLFADDLRRIIESELLS